CAGGACTCTGCAACCCTGCCCGAGCTGTCGGTCTCCCTCCTCCTGGCCCAGCAGAAAACTGCCCTGGAGCTTTCTGTCTACCCCATAGAGCATATCGAAGCCTCTGTCGGGAAcagacaaataactcatttgaAATACACACGGTATAGCTCTGTTCAAGTGTTTCAAGAAATAACCTGgaaaatttgttttgataaAATTGAGATGATGCATGTTAGGCGGTTTTAGAACACGCGTTTTGTGCAAGTGACAGCACGATAACACAGACATGCTTTCTGTGTATAGGGTGAAAGTTGACTTACAGAGCCAATCAGTCCTTCCAGTGGGAGTGGTGAGCAGCACCCTTGACCCAGACAAACTGCCAGCCAGCCTCTGTTTCATGGTGAACGTCACAAAGGTctgcattttttccccatcgtGATATTCCAACCGCATTGGGGTTGTCTCAATACGGTCATTTGTTTGCTGCAGGTGGTGGATGTGGGTCATTTCTGGGGATTCCAGGCAGATGAAGCTAGTGTGGAGAAGCAACGCCAATTGACAAGAGAGATCAACAAGCGCACTCTTGAGCCTGTGACTGGGTCGCTCTATCCTAATTTCTTTTGCCTGGCGCCTTACTCTGAGGTAAACGACCAGATCCTCTACTATCGGGCCCAGATCCAGCACATTCGTGGAAACACAGTGGAGGTGGGTGCGGGTGACATTTTCTCACAATAATGTTTTGGACCAGGCGGTGAATTAGTAGTATGGCAAAATCAGCAGGTATAAGTCCACTCCACTCACCAGTCATCTTAATATGCATAGGTGGggtaaaaatagatttatggcTCGCCTCATCAATCATCAATGTATCACACTTTTACAGTCCTTGCCATCTCAAGGTTGTGGTCATGCTAATCCATCATGCTCAACTCATTATATTCCAAGTTCAACATGAAAGCACAGCCAAGCaaagaatgtttttcttcttcaggtgTTCTTCTTGGACTTTGGTAACACACTGTCTGTCCAGTGCAACAGTCTGAGGGAGCTCCCATCTGACCTCCAGGGTCAGCCCTTCCAGGTACTAACACCATGACTTACCACTCAACTTCTCACTTTCCAACTTGCCAATTAACAAAACGACAAATGCTCTTCTCCTTTTCTCAGGCTCAGGAGTTCCAAGTGATTGAAATGCGTCCGTCAGCAGAGTCCATCATATACGGCAACCAGTGGAGCAGCCATGCCCGTCATCAATTCATAGCGCTGGTGAAAGACCACTGTGTGGTTGTGTCGCTGTACTCTGTTCTCCACGATGTGATGCGTGTGCAGCTTCTCATCAGCTCTGGTaccacaaacaaaagcataGTCGACATCTTTGTGGAGGGAGGCCACGCTATTCGTGCTGAAGAAAGCTTTGACTCTAAGGTAAAAGAGGGGATCCAACAACTCAGTCTTGGGTTGCATGTTGGATTCCTGTAATTAATTGTAGATCCAATAAATGTTTTCAGATACTGTTTTTTCCACTACGAATGGGGTTTCTTTGCCTTGCAGCAAAACCATGAGGTGCTGGTTTCTATGTACAAAGACATCGAAACTGGCATGTATGTCCGTAATGCTAGCAGCAGCTCCTGGAAAGACCGCCAGAAAGATGACAAGCAGCTCATCGACTGCCTCCTCTCTCGCTTTTCCAAGAGCTGCCCGACTTATTCCAAGACAAAGGTAAAATAAAAGTAGGGGGCTCAACCCaagatctaaaaaaaattatttttccatgtACAATTTACACCTTCAGGGCAATGGCCAATCGCCGGCACAGCGATGAGTAGATTTTGAGGCTACTGAATCACTGCAACAAATATGTATCAACACGTATTGTTTTTCCCCCAGGTTCGTCTGCATGGACCAAGCAGTCCTTACAAATGCCAGTTCCACTCCATGTTCCACAATAAGAACATTCAGTAAGCTTCTCATGCCCGACGGCACAAGTCCAGGAGTTATTGCCTCTGCTAAATAATGAGCTGTGTCTTTTTCCCAGGACTGTGACCATCGAAAATTCCAGCGTCAACGGTGTGGTTCTGACTGAAAATCCTCACCACAAGCACCAGAGAATGCTGGTTGCTGGGAGCGTGTTCATCAAAACCTCAGGTGCCAGGGAACTCCAAGCATTGCCTCAAAATTCAGTTTGGGCTTTATAACATGTATTGCGCACCATCTAGTGTTTAAGAAAGGTATTACAATGTTGTGTTGCAGGTAGCATTTCGCTAGGAGACACCTCCCTCATGCCAGACATTCCTGAACTACCCGCCATTCTTACCATGCTGTTCACCCCCATCATGGAGTTACGGTTAGTTTCACATGTACATAACCATAgcaatagaatagaataggaTTATTAATAGAATTATACCCAGAATAGACAAGATTCAGTACCACATAGGAGCTTTTCAACCATATAAGAAATATCTGTGAATTAACGGGACCGTGAAGCTAGTAGCCTCGATGGAGAGGGATTTACTGTACTCGTTTCAGTTTCTTTCCGTTTCCTTTTTTAGCACTGATGAAGAGAGGACTCGCTACACCGGCGCACTCTGTGGTCTGGGCtggaacaacaaaacaaaaaaagccatcCTGCCCGACCATGACATTGAATTGGCCTTTGATGTGAAGTTTGATATCGAAGACATCACTGAGGTAATGGCGaagctatttttttaatacattaaaTTCATTCAAAAACGACCACATAACTATGGAGACTTTCGGCCGTGTTTGCTTTTTCAACTATTTGACTCGTTTGTCGCTCGGGTGTCTTCAGATAAATGCTTTGCGAATGGCAATCAATCACCTGGCGTGTGAAGGACCGGGTGGCAACCTGCACTTACCGTCCGACAAGATAGGGCAGTTCCAGGAGGAATGTCGTGAATGTCTCATTAGGTCCGAACCACACTCCTGCATATTTGTCAGAATTTTACTTGTAGGATGAGAACAGACATTGGTTACCATTTCATTCAGATTGTTCACCAAGTCACCTCCGAGGGAAGTTGTCACTCCAGTCTACTTTAAAAAAGCAGGAAAATGGAACCAGGTATGAAGGTcacttttattaatttatcttCTGAGATGGATTATTGAGTATGTTGTAGTATGCTGCAGTTTATGTACCTTGTGTGCTTTGTTTCAACAGGTTGATCCGTCACTCAAAATTGATGTAGCTGAGGTCAGAACGGGACAAACAAGAGGAGTTCTCTTTGAGCTGCATCCTCCCCTTCTCCTCAACAACTGATGTGCtgcatttgcacatttttcttttttatattttatttcaattttagtTGTAGTTCAAGACTTATTTACCAGCGGGACTGTGAAGCTGtaggaaaattaaaaacaattattggTTTGTACATGTTCTTTGAACATATCTCTGCGTAGGTTTAACGTTGAGAtaaattgttttcttgttcAAACAGTTCCTCGGCAGTAagccaataaaaataatttgttccagCAGATGACATTTGCCAATCCTTCTTAAGCACTGTGATCCTGCTTTTCA
Above is a genomic segment from Syngnathus acus chromosome 22, fSynAcu1.2, whole genome shotgun sequence containing:
- the tdrd9 gene encoding ATP-dependent RNA helicase TDRD9; amino-acid sequence: MDFVLLIVRRLLNTNSRYVKIILMSATFNCKQFAEYFSTPVGGKMSSAYVFEVEGTPYVIEDFYLDDLQDLWPTNLNSACLDDPYISPEMYHVAICLIENFDKMESEAASDAEMEGTVHFAERGSVLVFLPGLFEIRHMQEALTTLVHKRLQVFALHSTVTMEEQFGVFLSPVPGYRKVILSTNIAESSVTVTDVKYVIDFCLARQLVCDKETNYQSLCLTWASKTNCNQRRGRAGRVSKGYCYRLVSKNFWKNEIPDYMIPQMVIAPLSKILLKVKLLDMGDPRSLLSTAPSPPNLKEITRTVLQLKEMGALSAKQDGKCLNGDGELTFLGRVVAHLPVDIYLGKMIVLGHIFGCLDECLIIAACSSMKTFFAIPSMQQVAGQRSKLAFAQGSQSDSIAFLNTFKAWNSFKEKGQMRELKDALIWGRENFIQIKRIREVAELYSDLKERVKVFNMHVPENTRPSDHTSMHTENFILQVVIAGAYYPNYFVQGDIDDDLASRELNGLNPKTTVMVRSLPPYSFLYYKQLLALFRQCGQVKAIAFECSRAYVEFYKTSQDSATLPELSVSLLLAQQKTALELSVYPIEHIEASVGNRQITHLKYTRVKVDLQSQSVLPVGVVSSTLDPDKLPASLCFMVNVTKVVDVGHFWGFQADEASVEKQRQLTREINKRTLEPVTGSLYPNFFCLAPYSEVNDQILYYRAQIQHIRGNTVEVFFLDFGNTLSVQCNSLRELPSDLQGQPFQAQEFQVIEMRPSAESIIYGNQWSSHARHQFIALVKDHCVVVSLYSVLHDVMRVQLLISSGTTNKSIVDIFVEGGHAIRAEESFDSKQNHEVLVSMYKDIETGMYVRNASSSSWKDRQKDDKQLIDCLLSRFSKSCPTYSKTKVRLHGPSSPYKCQFHSMFHNKNIQTVTIENSSVNGVVLTENPHHKHQRMLVAGSVFIKTSGSISLGDTSLMPDIPELPAILTMLFTPIMELRTDEERTRYTGALCGLGWNNKTKKAILPDHDIELAFDVKFDIEDITEINALRMAINHLACEGPGGNLHLPSDKIGQFQEECRECLIRLFTKSPPREVVTPVYFKKAGKWNQVDPSLKIDVAEVRTGQTRGVLFELHPPLLLNN